A single genomic interval of Bacillus sp. es.036 harbors:
- the hpf gene encoding ribosome hibernation-promoting factor, HPF/YfiA family, with protein sequence MNFNIRGENIKVTPAMREYTEKKVSKLERYFDTPPNSDVHVNMKVYNDQQMIEVTIPMPNLLLRAEEEHQDMYAAIDLVVEKLERQIRKHKTKVNRKFRQEGSVKYMFRDELNPTMTSVAEADMDEDDDLQVVKTKRFTFKPMDVEEAILQMDMLGHSFFVFSNAVTGSTGVVYRRKDGKYGLIEQD encoded by the coding sequence ATGAATTTCAACATCCGTGGTGAAAACATTAAAGTTACACCTGCAATGAGAGAATACACTGAGAAGAAGGTAAGTAAACTTGAAAGGTATTTCGATACTCCACCTAATTCTGATGTTCATGTAAATATGAAGGTTTACAACGATCAGCAAATGATCGAAGTTACGATTCCGATGCCAAACCTTCTACTTCGCGCAGAAGAAGAGCATCAGGATATGTATGCAGCAATTGATTTGGTTGTTGAGAAACTTGAGCGTCAAATTCGCAAACATAAAACGAAAGTTAATCGCAAATTCCGTCAGGAAGGTAGCGTAAAATATATGTTCCGCGATGAACTTAACCCAACAATGACTAGTGTCGCTGAAGCTGACATGGATGAGGATGACGATCTGCAAGTTGTCAAAACGAAGCGCTTTACATTTAAACCAATGGACGTTGAAGAAGCCATTCTTCAAATGGACATGCTCGGTCATAGCTTCTTCGTCTTCTCAAACGCAGTGACTGGAAGCACTGGTGTTGTCTATCGCCGTAAAGATGGAAAATACGGCCTAATCGAACAAGACTAA
- a CDS encoding ComF family protein, which produces MATLDRCPLCGEDTSNQLSWQLLFGMKNNLPCCETCRNQLLPIVGPLCLKCGRSLQQIDSRFVEGKQCSDCVRWGERGWGEVLTHNKSSFEYNDFLKKILALYKFRGDVEVGRVFSSLILRELKGSYSFIDQVIPMPASQERMYERGFNQCEVWIEGTRFVQDSPLMRTKNEEKQSKRTREKRINREEEMFQIVEGANVVGKKLLLLDDIYTTGTTIHYAAFTLKNAGASNVYSLTLSRG; this is translated from the coding sequence GTGGCTACACTAGATCGGTGCCCATTGTGTGGAGAGGATACCAGCAATCAACTTTCATGGCAGCTTTTGTTTGGAATGAAAAACAATCTTCCATGCTGTGAAACGTGTCGAAATCAACTTCTTCCTATTGTAGGGCCACTTTGTTTAAAATGTGGGCGTTCACTTCAACAAATCGATTCTAGGTTTGTGGAAGGAAAACAATGTTCTGACTGTGTGAGATGGGGAGAAAGGGGATGGGGTGAGGTCCTTACTCATAACAAATCATCCTTCGAGTACAATGATTTTTTGAAAAAGATTCTTGCGCTATATAAATTTAGAGGAGATGTTGAAGTAGGAAGAGTATTCTCAAGTTTAATTCTTCGTGAGTTAAAAGGGTCTTATTCGTTTATAGATCAAGTCATCCCAATGCCCGCTAGTCAGGAGAGGATGTATGAAAGAGGATTTAATCAATGTGAGGTGTGGATCGAGGGCACGAGATTTGTCCAAGACTCTCCATTAATGAGAACGAAAAATGAAGAGAAGCAGAGTAAACGAACGAGAGAAAAGAGGATAAACCGTGAAGAAGAAATGTTCCAAATCGTAGAAGGGGCAAATGTAGTGGGTAAAAAGCTTCTTTTACTGGATGATATTTATACGACAGGAACGACGATCCATTATGCAGCATTTACGCTTAAAAATGCGGGGGCATCTAACGTTTATTCTCTTACTTTGAGCAGGGGATAA
- the secA gene encoding preprotein translocase subunit SecA, with protein sequence MKGLLRKIIPNGNERQLTRLQKIADQVEAFSDQIKQLSDDQLRNKTEEYKERIEKGEKLDKMLPEVYATVREASDRVLGMRPFPVQIMGAAALHEGNIAEMKTGEGKTLSATMPVYLNALTGKGVHVITVNEYLAKRDAEEMGELYHFLGLTVGLNISGLSKEEKAEAYAADITYGTNNEFGFDYLRDNMVLYKEEMVQRPLHYSIIDEVDSVLIDEARTPLIISGSAEKSTTLYIQANQFVRTLKEEDDYNVDIKTKNVQLTEDGITKAEKFFSIENLYDYKHVQLNHHINQAMKANFIMQLDMDYVVQDEEVVIVDSFTGRLMAGRRYSDGLHQAIEAKEGLVIQRESMTLATITFQNYFRMYEKLSGMTGTAKTEEEEFRNIYNMNVIAIPTNKPIARMDYPDLVYKSTNGKFQALAREIEERHKKGQPILVGTVAVETSELISQFLKKRGIPHNILNAKNHAREAEIIESAGQKGSVTIATNMAGRGTDIKLGAGVLDLGGLFILGTERHESRRIDNQLRGRSGRQGDPGESRFYISMEDELMRRFGSDNMMNMMNRLGMEEDQPIESKLVSRAVESAQKRVEGNNYDARKQLLQYDDVMRQQREIIYAQRAEVLESDNLREIVETMLTSVISRIVDAHTGDEDIQEEWDHQAILDHAKGIFLQEGQVTVKDIKGLDKEEIVELLVEKMKVNYDEKEAEFEPERMREFEKVILLRSVDRKWMDHIDAMDQLRQGIHLRAYGQNDPLREYQFEGYEMFEDMVTEIEEEVSTYIMRAQIESNLKREKVAEGKAVNPKEEASSKPKPVKKKQDIGRNDPCPCGSGKKYKNCHGKAE encoded by the coding sequence ATGAAAGGTTTATTACGCAAGATTATACCAAACGGCAATGAGCGTCAGTTAACCCGCCTGCAAAAGATTGCAGATCAAGTGGAAGCATTTTCAGATCAAATTAAGCAGTTATCAGACGATCAGCTTCGTAACAAAACGGAAGAATATAAAGAACGAATTGAAAAAGGTGAAAAGCTCGATAAAATGTTACCAGAAGTGTATGCCACTGTACGCGAAGCATCAGATCGCGTTCTAGGTATGCGCCCGTTCCCTGTACAAATCATGGGGGCAGCCGCCCTTCATGAAGGAAACATTGCTGAAATGAAAACAGGTGAAGGTAAAACGCTAAGTGCGACAATGCCTGTCTACCTTAACGCGTTAACTGGTAAAGGCGTTCACGTTATTACGGTCAACGAATACCTTGCGAAGCGTGACGCTGAAGAGATGGGTGAACTTTACCATTTCCTTGGTTTAACAGTAGGATTAAACATTAGCGGTCTTTCAAAAGAAGAGAAAGCAGAAGCGTATGCTGCGGATATTACGTATGGAACAAATAATGAATTTGGATTTGACTATTTACGAGACAACATGGTCCTATACAAAGAAGAGATGGTACAGCGCCCTCTTCATTATTCCATTATCGATGAAGTTGACTCTGTCTTAATAGATGAAGCGAGAACACCGCTGATTATTTCTGGTAGTGCGGAGAAATCCACAACGCTATACATTCAGGCTAATCAATTTGTTAGAACGTTAAAAGAAGAAGATGACTATAATGTCGATATTAAAACAAAGAATGTCCAATTAACCGAAGATGGGATTACAAAAGCAGAGAAATTCTTCTCAATTGAAAACCTCTATGATTACAAACATGTTCAATTGAATCATCACATTAACCAGGCGATGAAAGCGAACTTTATTATGCAGCTTGATATGGATTATGTCGTTCAGGATGAAGAAGTGGTGATCGTTGATTCCTTTACTGGACGTTTGATGGCGGGCCGCCGCTATAGTGATGGGCTTCATCAGGCGATTGAAGCAAAAGAAGGTTTAGTCATTCAGCGTGAAAGTATGACGCTTGCAACAATTACATTCCAAAACTACTTTAGAATGTATGAGAAGCTTTCTGGTATGACTGGTACAGCCAAAACGGAGGAAGAAGAATTCCGTAACATTTACAATATGAATGTTATTGCAATACCGACAAATAAACCAATTGCTCGAATGGATTATCCAGATCTTGTATACAAATCAACGAATGGTAAGTTCCAGGCCCTTGCTAGAGAAATTGAGGAGCGCCATAAAAAGGGACAACCTATTCTAGTTGGTACAGTTGCAGTTGAAACATCAGAGTTAATCTCACAATTTTTAAAGAAACGTGGGATTCCACATAACATCTTAAACGCAAAGAACCATGCGCGAGAAGCGGAGATTATTGAGTCTGCAGGCCAAAAAGGTTCTGTTACGATTGCAACGAACATGGCGGGGCGAGGAACAGACATCAAGCTTGGTGCTGGCGTATTAGATCTTGGTGGTCTTTTCATTCTAGGTACAGAACGTCATGAAAGTCGTAGAATTGATAACCAGCTGCGTGGACGTTCAGGTCGTCAAGGTGACCCTGGTGAATCTCGGTTCTACATTTCAATGGAAGATGAACTGATGAGAAGATTCGGTTCAGATAATATGATGAACATGATGAACCGCCTCGGAATGGAAGAGGACCAGCCGATTGAATCGAAGCTCGTATCGAGAGCTGTCGAATCAGCTCAAAAACGCGTTGAAGGAAACAACTATGATGCACGTAAACAGCTTCTTCAATACGATGATGTCATGAGACAGCAGCGTGAGATTATTTATGCTCAGCGTGCTGAAGTACTTGAATCAGATAATTTACGTGAGATTGTTGAAACAATGCTAACTTCTGTCATTTCGCGAATTGTAGATGCTCACACGGGTGATGAAGACATTCAAGAAGAGTGGGATCACCAGGCTATTCTTGATCATGCGAAAGGAATTTTCCTTCAGGAAGGTCAAGTGACGGTGAAAGATATTAAAGGCCTTGATAAGGAAGAAATCGTAGAACTTCTCGTTGAGAAAATGAAAGTAAACTACGATGAGAAAGAAGCGGAGTTTGAACCTGAACGCATGCGTGAATTCGAAAAAGTGATTCTTCTTCGCAGTGTGGATCGCAAATGGATGGATCACATTGATGCGATGGATCAATTGCGCCAGGGTATCCACCTAAGAGCTTACGGACAGAACGATCCCCTTCGTGAATACCAATTCGAAGGATACGAAATGTTCGAAGATATGGTTACTGAGATCGAAGAAGAAGTATCGACCTATATCATGAGAGCTCAAATTGAAAGCAATTTGAAGCGAGAAAAAGTAGCAGAAGGAAAAGCCGTAAATCCAAAAGAAGAAGCAAGTTCGAAGCCAAAACCTGTGAAGAAAAAACAGGACATTGGCCGAAACGACCCTTGCCCTTGTGGAAGTGGCAAGAAATATAAGAATTGTCACGGCAAAGCAGAATAA
- a CDS encoding response regulator — MYAAKTKTKIVIIDDHRLFREGVKRILDMEDDFEVIAEGDDGDEALRLVEENKPDVVLMDINMPHVNGVEATRQLIEQVPETKVIILSIHDDETYVTHAVKTGAAGYLLKEMDANSLVEAVKVVASGGAYIHPKVTHNLVNEYRRLATEGKRPSTQIGYKEVEYRKPLHILTRRECEVLQLLTDGKSNRSIGEDLYISEKTVKNHVSNILQKMNVNDRTQAVVEAIKKGWVKVR; from the coding sequence ATGTATGCAGCAAAGACCAAAACTAAAATTGTTATTATAGATGACCATCGCTTGTTCCGCGAAGGTGTTAAGCGTATTTTGGATATGGAAGATGATTTCGAAGTGATTGCTGAAGGTGATGATGGAGACGAAGCGCTTCGTCTTGTTGAAGAAAATAAGCCTGATGTTGTTTTAATGGATATTAATATGCCACATGTAAACGGCGTTGAAGCTACGAGACAGCTGATCGAACAAGTGCCTGAGACTAAGGTAATTATTTTATCGATCCATGATGACGAAACTTACGTAACCCATGCGGTAAAGACCGGTGCTGCGGGTTATTTATTAAAAGAGATGGATGCAAATTCGTTAGTTGAAGCCGTTAAAGTTGTCGCTTCTGGAGGAGCTTACATTCATCCAAAAGTGACGCATAATCTTGTGAATGAATACCGTCGACTCGCTACGGAAGGAAAAAGACCATCTACACAAATTGGTTATAAGGAAGTGGAGTACCGCAAACCGCTACACATTTTGACACGACGAGAATGTGAAGTGCTCCAGTTACTTACAGATGGAAAAAGCAATCGCTCGATCGGTGAAGATCTTTACATTAGTGAAAAAACAGTAAAAAACCACGTATCGAATATTTTGCAGAAAATGAACGTAAATGACCGAACGCAAGCTGTCGTAGAGGCAATCAAAAAAGGCTGGGTAAAGGTGCGCTGA
- the prfB gene encoding peptide chain release factor 2 (programmed frameshift), with protein sequence MEMHEIRSELNTIETRLNDFRGSLDLENKRARIDELDIQMTDPDFWNDQNAAQKVINESNTLKEAVNEFDSLQENYENLEVSYELVKEENDQELFEDLEVEIKDLKKAVNQFELTLLLSEEHDKNNAILELHPGAGGTESQDWASMLLRMYTRYGEKKGFKVETLDYLPGDEAGVKSVTLNFKGHNAYGYLKAEKGVHRLVRISPFDSSGRRHTSFVSCEVMPEFNDEIEIDIRTEDLKVDTYRASGAGGQHINTTDSAVRITHLPTNVVVSCQGERSQIKNREQAMKMLKAKLYQLKIEEQEAELDEIRGEQKEIGWGSQIRSYVFHPYSMVKDHRTNMEVGNTQSVMDGDLDPFIDAFLRSRLNDQN encoded by the exons ATGGAAATGCATGAAATTAGAAGCGAACTAAATACAATCGAAACACGACTAAATGATTTTAGGGGGTCTCTT GACCTCGAAAATAAGAGAGCCCGCATTGATGAACTAGATATTCAGATGACAGATCCAGACTTCTGGAATGACCAGAATGCTGCTCAAAAAGTGATCAACGAATCCAATACGTTAAAAGAAGCAGTGAATGAATTCGATTCTCTTCAAGAAAATTATGAGAACCTTGAAGTTTCTTATGAATTAGTGAAGGAAGAGAACGATCAGGAGCTTTTTGAAGATCTTGAAGTAGAAATTAAAGATCTAAAAAAAGCCGTGAATCAATTTGAATTAACGCTTCTCTTGAGTGAAGAGCATGATAAAAATAATGCTATTCTTGAACTTCACCCGGGCGCTGGTGGAACAGAATCTCAGGACTGGGCATCAATGCTCCTTCGGATGTACACACGTTATGGTGAGAAAAAAGGGTTTAAAGTGGAGACACTTGATTATCTTCCGGGCGATGAAGCGGGTGTGAAAAGCGTCACGCTAAACTTTAAAGGCCATAATGCTTACGGCTATTTAAAAGCTGAAAAAGGCGTTCATCGCCTTGTTCGTATTTCACCGTTTGACTCAAGTGGTCGACGTCACACGTCATTTGTTTCATGTGAAGTGATGCCTGAGTTTAACGATGAAATTGAAATTGATATTCGTACAGAAGATTTAAAAGTCGATACGTATCGTGCAAGTGGAGCTGGTGGACAGCACATTAATACGACAGACTCCGCGGTTCGAATTACGCATCTTCCAACAAATGTTGTTGTGAGTTGTCAGGGAGAACGCTCACAAATAAAAAACCGCGAACAAGCGATGAAAATGTTGAAAGCAAAGCTATATCAATTAAAAATTGAAGAACAAGAAGCGGAGCTTGACGAAATTCGAGGCGAGCAAAAAGAAATTGGTTGGGGTAGTCAAATTCGTTCATATGTTTTCCACCCCTATAGTATGGTGAAAGACCATCGTACAAATATGGAAGTCGGAAACACTCAATCTGTCATGGATGGGGATCTTGATCCGTTTATTGATGCGTTCTTGCGATCTCGTTTAAATGATCAAAATTAA
- the cspD gene encoding cold-shock protein CspD: MQGKVKWFNNEKGFGFIEREDGDDVFVHFSAITGEGFKSLEEGQTVEFEIVEGARGPQAANVEKVS; encoded by the coding sequence ATGCAGGGAAAAGTAAAATGGTTTAACAATGAAAAAGGTTTTGGGTTTATTGAAAGAGAAGATGGCGACGACGTTTTTGTACATTTCTCAGCAATCACTGGTGAAGGATTCAAGTCTCTAGAAGAAGGTCAGACAGTTGAATTCGAGATTGTTGAAGGCGCTCGTGGGCCACAAGCTGCTAATGTAGAAAAAGTATCTTAA
- a CDS encoding DegV family protein: MKTVAIVTDSTAYIPESMLTEYEITMVPLSVIFDNESYLEEKEIQADDFFEKVKKENILPKTSQPSIGSFVETYETLARTHDEIITITLSSGISGTYQSANSAGNMIEGADVYVFDSEISCMMQGFYVLEAARMAQDGFGSKEILSRLKKIKSQGTNAYFLVDDLSHLHRGGRLNAAQLVVGSLLQIKPVLTFEDKQIVPYEKIRTRKKALNKIMTLFDEAAKGGDLINATLIYSTNKDEAENLKAELEEKYTNVNIILSYFGPVIATHLGEGALGLGWYRV; this comes from the coding sequence ATGAAAACAGTTGCTATTGTAACGGATAGTACCGCTTATATACCTGAATCGATGTTAACCGAGTACGAAATAACAATGGTTCCACTTAGCGTGATATTTGATAACGAATCTTATTTAGAAGAAAAAGAAATTCAAGCAGATGATTTTTTTGAAAAGGTGAAGAAAGAAAATATTCTACCTAAAACTTCACAGCCTTCGATCGGAAGTTTTGTTGAAACGTATGAAACATTGGCGCGTACACACGATGAAATAATCACAATTACGTTATCGAGTGGAATTAGCGGAACGTACCAGTCCGCCAATTCAGCTGGCAATATGATTGAAGGGGCAGACGTATACGTTTTTGATTCTGAAATTAGCTGCATGATGCAAGGATTTTATGTTTTGGAAGCGGCCCGTATGGCTCAAGATGGATTTGGGAGTAAAGAGATCTTAAGCAGACTTAAAAAAATTAAGAGCCAGGGGACGAACGCCTATTTTCTTGTCGATGATCTTAGTCATTTGCATAGAGGCGGACGGTTAAATGCAGCGCAGCTCGTTGTCGGGAGTCTTCTCCAAATAAAGCCAGTGCTAACCTTCGAGGATAAACAAATCGTACCGTATGAAAAAATTAGAACGCGAAAAAAAGCGCTCAATAAAATCATGACACTATTTGATGAGGCGGCAAAAGGCGGCGACCTGATAAATGCGACATTAATTTATTCGACAAACAAGGATGAAGCAGAAAATCTAAAAGCTGAACTAGAAGAAAAATATACGAATGTAAACATCATTTTAAGTTACTTTGGACCTGTTATAGCAACTCACCTTGGGGAAGGTGCGCTTGGCCTGGGCTGGTACCGCGTATGA
- a CDS encoding C40 family peptidase: MFKKVVITTTLAGTLLLAPNVSEAALGDRTLYNGMSNSDVTELQNVLDDKGYFDYHTATGYFGNITEDGVRDFQRSAGIGVDGVVGPQTVSALKGAAVSKSSSSSNTYSGTLRYGDRGSSVTSLQNQLKSKGYYSYSVDGIYGSITKQAVRNFQSANGLSVDGIAGSNTFAALNGASVSSSSQVKSASTSNSSVVSIAKQYMGVPYVWAGTSPSGFDCSGFLQYVYNKAGTSIPRTVASIWNGTDKVSSPSVGDLVFFETYKSGPSHAGIYIGNGQFIHSSSSYGVTISSMDNSYWAPRYLGAKRV; encoded by the coding sequence ATGTTTAAGAAAGTCGTGATCACTACTACACTCGCAGGTACTCTTTTGCTAGCACCAAACGTAAGTGAAGCAGCTTTAGGCGACCGTACCCTATACAATGGCATGAGCAACTCTGACGTAACTGAACTTCAAAACGTTCTTGACGATAAAGGTTATTTTGACTACCATACAGCAACTGGATATTTTGGCAACATTACTGAAGATGGCGTTCGTGACTTCCAGCGCAGTGCAGGAATTGGCGTTGATGGCGTTGTTGGACCTCAAACAGTAAGCGCATTAAAAGGAGCAGCAGTTTCTAAATCAAGTAGTTCTTCTAATACATACAGCGGAACACTTCGTTATGGTGACCGCGGATCAAGTGTAACAAGCCTACAAAACCAACTTAAATCTAAAGGTTATTACAGCTATTCTGTAGACGGCATTTATGGTTCCATTACAAAACAAGCTGTTCGTAATTTCCAAAGTGCTAACGGTCTTAGCGTAGATGGAATTGCTGGATCAAACACATTTGCAGCTCTTAATGGTGCTTCTGTTAGCTCATCTTCACAAGTAAAGAGTGCATCAACATCTAACTCTTCTGTTGTGTCAATCGCGAAGCAATACATGGGTGTTCCTTATGTTTGGGCAGGAACGTCTCCATCAGGATTCGACTGCAGCGGCTTCTTACAATACGTGTATAATAAAGCTGGAACTTCGATTCCACGTACTGTAGCTAGCATTTGGAACGGAACAGATAAAGTTTCTTCTCCTTCTGTTGGGGATCTTGTGTTCTTTGAAACATACAAATCTGGCCCATCTCACGCTGGGATTTACATCGGTAACGGTCAGTTCATTCACTCTTCTTCTTCTTACGGAGTAACAATTAGTAGCATGGATAACTCTTACTGGGCACCACGTTACCTTGGAGCAAAACGCGTATAA
- a CDS encoding DEAD/DEAH box helicase, whose protein sequence is MAWAGTAYDHEIEYGSKSMRFASDLFNNKKIIVPEFLYQSSKLPEFFPISHYTSLPQLPINQRFKPNMKIIHFLSGRHLLRDEIPFSLQELHAHYVNGYLQLEPGIQTLHGREMCMRCGNHTFSSFSCARCQSASCQYCRNCIIMGKVTSCSPLYSALSRQYEAIENITLQWFGKLSEGQQEASNEVISAIQNNHSVLIWAVCGSGKTEVLFHGLAYALSQHKSVCIATPRTDVVLELAPRLQRVFPGLTVSPLYAGHSDPNSSFVISTTHQLIRFKDCFDVMVIDEVDAFPYSVDPSLHFHVNKARKQSGSLIYLTATPSESFLNQETLNVVRIPSRYHGYPLPVPTLQWSGNWRKKIEKGQIPSILIDWIKKQMDAQKPVLLFFPSIKTIEKVKCVFDEQQLFCEAVHSEDPNRAEKVLQFRRREIPILLSSTILERGITIENIAVAVLGAEDGVFTESALVQIAGRAGRSASYPEGDVAFFHYGKTNAMIAAIRHIRKMNQEAEEKGWLH, encoded by the coding sequence TTGGCCTGGGCTGGTACCGCGTATGATCATGAAATTGAATATGGAAGCAAATCAATGAGATTTGCTTCCGATCTATTCAACAATAAAAAAATTATCGTACCTGAATTTCTTTATCAGTCTTCAAAGCTCCCCGAATTTTTTCCGATTAGCCACTATACTTCACTCCCTCAACTACCAATCAATCAGCGGTTTAAACCGAATATGAAGATCATTCATTTTCTTTCAGGAAGACATTTGTTGCGAGATGAAATCCCCTTTTCCCTCCAAGAACTTCATGCCCACTATGTTAATGGCTATCTTCAATTAGAGCCTGGCATTCAAACACTTCATGGAAGAGAGATGTGTATGCGATGTGGGAATCACACATTTTCCTCATTTTCTTGTGCAAGGTGTCAAAGCGCGAGCTGCCAATATTGTCGAAATTGCATCATAATGGGGAAAGTTACCTCTTGTTCTCCCTTATATTCCGCACTGAGCCGCCAGTATGAAGCAATAGAAAACATAACGTTACAGTGGTTCGGAAAGCTATCGGAAGGGCAACAAGAGGCATCTAATGAAGTTATTAGTGCTATTCAAAACAATCATTCGGTTCTTATTTGGGCCGTTTGTGGCAGTGGTAAAACAGAAGTGCTCTTTCATGGATTGGCATATGCCCTTTCTCAACATAAATCGGTATGCATAGCCACTCCTAGGACAGATGTTGTTTTAGAGTTGGCACCACGATTGCAAAGAGTCTTCCCAGGACTCACGGTTTCTCCGCTCTATGCTGGACATTCAGACCCCAATTCTTCTTTTGTTATTTCAACCACTCACCAGCTCATTCGCTTTAAGGACTGTTTTGATGTCATGGTTATTGATGAAGTAGATGCTTTTCCATATAGCGTCGATCCATCTCTCCACTTTCATGTAAACAAAGCACGAAAACAAAGTGGATCACTCATTTATCTAACAGCAACACCATCTGAAAGCTTTCTAAATCAAGAAACACTAAATGTGGTGCGAATTCCTTCTCGGTATCACGGCTATCCATTACCTGTTCCTACTTTACAATGGAGTGGGAATTGGCGAAAGAAAATTGAAAAAGGGCAGATTCCTTCTATTCTGATAGATTGGATTAAAAAACAAATGGATGCTCAAAAACCAGTATTGCTGTTTTTTCCTTCCATCAAAACCATTGAAAAAGTAAAATGCGTTTTTGACGAACAGCAACTTTTTTGTGAAGCCGTTCACTCAGAGGATCCAAACCGTGCTGAAAAGGTCCTTCAGTTTCGAAGGAGAGAAATTCCGATTTTACTATCTTCTACAATACTTGAACGTGGGATAACGATTGAGAATATTGCGGTAGCTGTATTAGGAGCGGAGGATGGTGTTTTTACGGAAAGTGCTCTCGTACAAATTGCCGGAAGAGCCGGAAGAAGCGCTTCTTATCCAGAAGGAGATGTTGCATTTTTTCATTACGGTAAAACAAATGCGATGATAGCGGCAATTCGGCATATTCGAAAAATGAATCAGGAAGCGGAGGAGAAAGGGTGGCTACACTAG
- a CDS encoding sensor histidine kinase gives MDFQRLDPNSLDVILDRTMESINSSKSKLFEIGELSHDECQKVNNQLQLLKEELETVHRLRQERLQMDRVARAELVKISKNFQDYKEPEIRNAYEKASEAQIKLSVSMEKETRLKDQISDLEQRISSLQNTSDKAESFMSQISTVLSYLGGELRQYGEVIEDARRKQEYGLKIIEAQEEERKRLSREIHDGPAQVLANVLLRSQLIERIYEKKGKDEAFKEIKDMKSLIEDALKEVRRLIYDLRPMALDDLGLVPTLLKYLNKVNDRSEATIYFDYDEGIQRLHVRLEAAIFRLVQEAVQNALKHAEATEISVDLKLDGDKIVVTIQDNGIGFDVNIRKDQSFGLIGMKERVGLLNGTIQVQSTPNKGTYILIRIPIHEQEGV, from the coding sequence ATGGATTTTCAAAGGCTTGATCCAAATTCATTAGATGTCATTCTTGACAGGACAATGGAGAGTATTAATAGTAGTAAATCAAAACTGTTCGAAATTGGAGAGCTTTCTCATGACGAGTGTCAAAAGGTTAATAATCAACTTCAATTATTAAAAGAAGAACTGGAAACCGTTCATCGTCTAAGGCAAGAAAGATTACAAATGGATCGTGTGGCCCGTGCAGAGCTTGTAAAGATCAGTAAGAACTTTCAGGACTATAAAGAGCCGGAGATTCGTAATGCCTATGAAAAGGCCTCAGAAGCTCAAATAAAGCTTTCGGTTAGCATGGAAAAGGAAACGCGACTAAAAGATCAAATTTCGGATCTCGAACAACGTATTTCTTCTCTTCAAAACACCTCGGATAAAGCGGAATCATTTATGAGCCAAATTTCAACCGTTCTTAGTTATCTCGGAGGAGAACTGAGGCAGTACGGTGAGGTGATCGAGGACGCTAGGCGAAAACAAGAATATGGACTTAAAATTATTGAAGCACAGGAAGAAGAAAGAAAGCGCCTATCACGAGAAATTCATGATGGACCTGCCCAGGTACTTGCAAATGTCCTATTACGATCACAGTTAATTGAACGGATTTATGAGAAAAAGGGGAAGGATGAAGCGTTCAAAGAGATCAAAGATATGAAATCTTTGATTGAGGATGCCTTAAAAGAAGTTAGGCGTCTTATTTATGACCTTCGTCCAATGGCGCTCGATGACCTTGGTTTAGTGCCAACATTGTTAAAGTATTTAAATAAAGTTAATGATCGATCAGAGGCAACCATTTACTTTGATTATGATGAGGGGATCCAGAGGCTTCACGTTCGCCTTGAAGCGGCTATTTTTCGACTTGTTCAAGAAGCTGTTCAAAATGCCCTTAAGCATGCTGAAGCAACTGAAATAAGTGTTGACCTGAAACTTGATGGTGATAAGATTGTGGTAACCATTCAAGATAATGGAATCGGTTTTGATGTGAACATACGTAAAGATCAATCATTTGGATTAATCGGAATGAAAGAACGTGTTGGATTATTAAATGGGACGATTCAGGTTCAATCAACGCCAAACAAGGGTACATATATACTGATAAGAATCCCGATACATGAACAGGAGGGCGTGTAA